The following proteins are encoded in a genomic region of Alistipes shahii WAL 8301:
- the istB gene encoding IS21-like element helper ATPase IstB, whose protein sequence is MNNQTLEKLRQMRLFGMHDAFKTSLENTIKEKMTQDQFVSHLVHSEWDNRKNRAVERAVRAAQFRYNATLDDVDYTFERGLDRNQVERLAAMEFVRDHKDLIITGPTGTGKSYLATALGYKACQDGFRVMYASTAKLMSQLKISKAKGTILADLKRIERVDLMILDDFCMQPLDAQSRGILMDIIEDRHQRRSTMITSQIPVKDWYDVIGEKTIADAVLDRIVHHSLRVELFGESIRKRKSKSENAYG, encoded by the coding sequence ATGAACAATCAGACATTAGAGAAACTGCGCCAGATGCGCCTCTTTGGTATGCACGACGCTTTTAAGACCTCGCTGGAGAACACTATCAAAGAGAAGATGACCCAGGACCAGTTCGTATCGCACCTGGTTCACAGTGAATGGGACAACCGCAAGAACCGAGCTGTTGAACGGGCTGTCAGAGCCGCCCAGTTCCGTTACAACGCCACCCTGGATGATGTCGACTATACCTTCGAGCGGGGTCTCGACCGTAATCAGGTCGAGCGGCTTGCCGCTATGGAGTTCGTGCGCGACCACAAAGACCTTATCATTACCGGACCGACAGGAACGGGCAAGAGTTATCTGGCCACCGCGCTCGGCTATAAGGCCTGCCAGGACGGTTTCCGAGTAATGTATGCAAGCACGGCCAAACTAATGAGCCAGCTCAAAATATCCAAGGCCAAAGGCACGATACTGGCCGACCTGAAGCGTATCGAACGCGTAGACCTGATGATCCTGGACGACTTCTGCATGCAGCCGCTCGACGCCCAATCGCGCGGCATACTGATGGACATCATCGAAGACCGGCATCAAAGGCGCTCGACCATGATAACCTCGCAGATCCCCGTAAAGGACTGGTACGACGTGATCGGCGAGAAAACCATCGCCGACGCCGTACTCGACCGCATCGTACACCACTCGCTGCGCGTTGAACTGTTCGGCGAGTCGATAAGGAAAAGAAAATCTAAATCTGAAAATGCCTATGGATAG
- the istA gene encoding IS21 family transposase: MNKLRTIIRLYTDRVGLRAIAEMARTSRNTVKKYVNKWNTLSLTYKEFLSKSDAELYALFCIEETPVESNPRIDALEAFLPSASKEMGRKGMTSHKQWERYRAAHPDGYSLTQFRVALRRYERISNPSMRMEHKAGDKLFVDYTGSKLWIYPPGEQPREVEVFVAILGCSLLTYVEAVESQRKEDFISACENAFYYYGGVPKAIVPDNLKSAVTKASRYEAILNTEFERFGEHYGVTVYPTRARSPKDKAHVENAVKLTYKDIFTVIEPLHCPDLRSLNIAIRAALEKHNNQNRPRRNYSRRDYFEDVEQEALGPLNPIRYQMKKHIVTTVDKYGYARLHEDIHYYSVPHTYIGKKVQLSYTVADVEIRYNYDIIAHHTRDRHNYRYTTVTEHLCPKHRAVMEWSPERFLQQAAAIHEDVEHYIRRILEKTRYQDQANKICSGILNFARKVGPDRLAAACRLADSYGKYSFREIQDILQNKSEAIDLPEEPADMPEHENIRGKEYYK, encoded by the coding sequence TATCGCCGAGATGGCCCGCACTTCGCGCAACACGGTAAAAAAGTATGTCAACAAGTGGAACACCCTCAGCCTTACCTATAAGGAGTTCCTTTCCAAGAGCGATGCCGAGCTTTACGCTCTGTTCTGCATCGAGGAGACTCCGGTGGAGTCCAATCCCCGTATAGACGCCCTTGAGGCTTTTCTTCCTTCTGCCAGCAAAGAGATGGGGCGTAAGGGTATGACCAGCCACAAGCAATGGGAGCGTTATCGCGCAGCCCATCCGGACGGTTACAGTCTGACGCAGTTCCGTGTCGCCTTGCGTCGCTACGAACGCATCAGCAACCCGTCGATGCGTATGGAGCATAAGGCAGGGGATAAGTTGTTCGTGGACTATACGGGCAGCAAGCTGTGGATCTACCCTCCGGGTGAACAACCCCGCGAAGTGGAGGTGTTCGTGGCGATCCTGGGATGCAGTCTGCTGACCTATGTGGAAGCTGTCGAGAGTCAGCGCAAGGAAGACTTTATCTCGGCCTGCGAGAACGCCTTTTATTATTATGGCGGCGTACCCAAAGCTATCGTTCCGGATAACCTGAAGAGCGCGGTTACGAAAGCCAGCCGTTATGAAGCGATTCTGAACACGGAGTTCGAGCGGTTCGGCGAACACTATGGCGTGACGGTATATCCTACCCGGGCCCGCAGTCCCAAGGATAAGGCCCATGTCGAGAATGCGGTTAAGCTTACCTACAAGGATATCTTTACTGTCATCGAGCCGTTACACTGTCCCGATCTGCGGTCACTTAACATAGCTATCCGTGCGGCTCTTGAGAAACATAACAACCAGAACCGTCCGCGGCGCAACTACTCCCGTCGGGATTACTTCGAGGATGTAGAACAGGAAGCTCTCGGGCCTCTGAACCCGATCCGTTACCAGATGAAGAAGCATATCGTCACTACGGTCGATAAATACGGTTATGCGCGCCTACACGAAGACATCCACTACTACAGCGTTCCACACACCTACATCGGCAAGAAAGTACAGTTGTCCTATACGGTGGCCGACGTGGAGATCCGCTACAACTACGACATCATAGCCCATCATACCCGCGACCGCCATAACTACCGCTACACTACCGTTACCGAACACCTTTGTCCAAAGCATCGCGCGGTGATGGAGTGGTCGCCGGAGCGGTTCCTCCAGCAGGCTGCCGCCATACATGAAGACGTGGAGCATTATATCCGCAGGATACTGGAGAAGACCCGCTATCAGGATCAGGCCAACAAGATATGTTCGGGCATCCTGAACTTCGCCCGTAAAGTGGGGCCCGACCGTCTGGCAGCGGCCTGCCGACTGGCCGACAGTTACGGCAAGTACAGTTTCCGGGAGATACAGGATATACTTCAGAATAAATCCGAGGCGATAGACCTTCCGGAGGAGCCTGCCGATATGCCTGAACACGAGAACATCAGAGGCAAAGAGTACTATAAATAA
- a CDS encoding DUF3408 domain-containing protein has product MTKKHMNKRMRRGLLRIAFFTGRKEKRPPDTRDEGCTCVRMQVEHNVPEYAAKFLRPHNLKNRVSVYMEREVRDALQVIVKRIGGRELTTAGYIDNILREHLEAHKSDINEISRRHADIL; this is encoded by the coding sequence ATGACGAAAAAACACATGAACAAACGAATGCGGCGGGGACTGCTGCGAATCGCCTTTTTCACGGGACGCAAAGAGAAGCGTCCGCCCGATACGCGGGACGAGGGCTGTACCTGCGTCCGGATGCAGGTGGAACACAACGTCCCGGAATATGCTGCGAAATTCCTACGTCCGCACAACCTGAAAAACCGGGTTTCGGTCTACATGGAGCGAGAGGTGCGGGATGCCTTGCAGGTTATCGTGAAGCGTATCGGCGGCAGGGAACTTACCACCGCCGGATATATCGACAATATCCTGCGTGAACACCTGGAAGCGCACAAGTCGGACATTAACGAAATCAGCCGCCGCCATGCCGATATACTTTAA
- a CDS encoding DUF3408 domain-containing protein: MAKKKGRYEPIDEDMIRNLIGGVDAPPRLVPKQVPTAPPPETPPPEIQTESQITRSVRQSETNTGHNKGKDRGNEYKRTFLCPQNCLPDTSCRIKRSTREKLAWIVRMLGPNDMSVKAYVNNILDNHLEQYRDEINELIETTKKFKL, from the coding sequence ATGGCAAAGAAAAAAGGACGCTATGAGCCGATTGACGAGGATATGATTCGCAACCTGATCGGCGGAGTGGATGCACCGCCGCGGTTGGTTCCGAAACAAGTGCCAACGGCTCCCCCACCGGAAACTCCCCCACCGGAAATTCAGACGGAATCCCAAATCACACGGTCCGTTAGGCAATCCGAAACAAACACAGGACATAATAAAGGTAAAGATCGCGGAAACGAATACAAACGTACTTTCTTGTGTCCTCAAAACTGCTTACCGGACACCTCTTGCCGGATAAAACGGAGTACACGGGAAAAATTGGCATGGATTGTCCGGATGCTCGGACCTAATGATATGTCCGTGAAAGCCTATGTAAATAATATTTTGGACAATCATCTGGAACAATACCGGGACGAGATAAACGAACTAATTGAAACCACAAAAAAATTTAAGTTATGA
- a CDS encoding ParA family protein, which produces MKQTEFNQNKIMDKKPISISFANQKGGIGKSTLTILAASWLRYVRGLNVLVVDCDFPQNSIVELREREKKAVMKNDAYKLMLQRQFERLQKKAYPVIRSTPENAENDVQVFLTSESEPYDVVLYDLPGTMGTKGVIYTISLLNYLFIPMRADRLVMQSTLNFAQTVYDKFVGNPATNIQEVFLFWNMEDRREKTNIYDLYERMLGTLDMKVYTSRIQMRSKFSRELADTDGTVYRSTLFRSDGTFLRESGMAALMDEICTTIGI; this is translated from the coding sequence GTGAAACAAACAGAATTTAACCAAAATAAAATTATGGACAAGAAACCTATTTCTATTTCATTCGCCAACCAAAAAGGCGGCATTGGAAAATCGACCCTTACGATTCTGGCCGCTTCTTGGCTGCGTTACGTTCGGGGCCTGAATGTGCTGGTCGTGGATTGCGACTTTCCACAAAACAGTATCGTCGAATTGCGGGAGCGCGAAAAAAAGGCTGTTATGAAAAACGATGCCTACAAGCTCATGCTCCAGCGACAATTCGAACGGCTCCAAAAGAAAGCCTACCCGGTGATCCGCTCAACGCCGGAAAACGCAGAGAACGACGTGCAGGTATTCCTCACCAGCGAATCGGAACCCTATGACGTGGTGCTTTATGATCTGCCGGGCACTATGGGCACAAAGGGCGTAATCTATACGATTTCGTTGCTGAACTATCTCTTTATCCCTATGCGGGCCGACCGTCTTGTGATGCAAAGTACGCTGAACTTCGCACAGACGGTTTACGATAAATTCGTCGGAAACCCGGCCACGAACATTCAAGAGGTATTTCTGTTCTGGAACATGGAGGACCGCCGCGAAAAGACCAACATCTATGACCTCTACGAAAGGATGCTGGGAACGCTCGATATGAAAGTTTACACGTCGCGGATTCAAATGCGTTCGAAGTTCAGCCGGGAGTTGGCTGACACGGACGGCACGGTGTACCGCTCGACGCTATTTCGCTCGGACGGGACTTTCCTCCGCGAAAGCGGTATGGCCGCTCTGATGGATGAAATATGTACTACAATCGGCATATAA
- the mobB gene encoding conjugal transfer protein MobB, translating to MVARITSGSNLSGVLKYNADKVNCGEADLLLCNRVIDMERPDRFNLTDAMQSFAPYLAVNRRTKNPVFHVSLNPAITDCLTDAQLTEIAREYMERMGFGDQPYYVFKHRDIDREHIHIVSVRIDEYGRKLDHNFERRRSVDALQSIERRYGLRPAVKGDEQREFDTARRVEYGRDNLKQQMKSTVWLLAEQYRFGSITEFRTLLNLYNVDLEERKGEADGKRWNGIVYTATDEQGKWVGTPIKSSALTPKGGYKFLQKQIARNDADIKSEQIKGPIRGTVARAMHRARTQDEFVRLLKADGIDAVFRQNAAGRITGATFVDHRTKTVLNGSRLGKSYSANVFQELFNNPRADRASLLPKLSAPAPAPATLRQQTPQKPEAQRPETTARPHAVPPAAPAAEQPPKPAPTPPRQTEKIRTEPRGLSPQPHPAQPAPHGIGESLFLAAGDLLGQITEDGPMSQEEFEAMRRNLSRKRKPRRKRTISR from the coding sequence ATGGTCGCACGAATAACCTCCGGCAGCAACTTATCAGGCGTTTTAAAATACAACGCCGACAAGGTGAACTGCGGGGAAGCCGATCTGCTGCTATGCAATCGGGTAATAGATATGGAGCGCCCCGACCGTTTCAACCTCACGGATGCAATGCAAAGTTTCGCGCCCTATCTGGCCGTAAATCGCCGCACAAAAAATCCCGTATTCCACGTATCGCTGAATCCAGCCATCACCGACTGTCTGACCGATGCCCAACTTACGGAGATTGCCCGCGAGTACATGGAGCGCATGGGCTTCGGCGACCAGCCCTACTATGTATTCAAACACCGCGACATCGACCGCGAGCATATACATATCGTATCGGTGCGGATTGATGAATATGGTCGTAAACTCGACCATAATTTCGAACGCCGCCGTTCCGTGGATGCGTTGCAATCCATCGAACGCAGATACGGCTTGCGGCCCGCCGTCAAAGGCGATGAGCAGCGGGAGTTCGACACGGCCCGCCGGGTCGAGTACGGACGCGACAACCTCAAACAGCAGATGAAGTCCACCGTGTGGCTTCTGGCCGAGCAATATAGGTTCGGCTCGATCACCGAGTTCCGAACCCTGCTGAACCTCTATAATGTCGATCTGGAGGAACGCAAGGGCGAAGCCGACGGCAAGCGGTGGAACGGCATCGTCTACACCGCGACCGACGAACAGGGCAAGTGGGTCGGCACACCGATCAAATCCTCGGCCCTGACCCCCAAAGGCGGCTACAAGTTCCTGCAAAAGCAGATCGCCAGAAACGACGCCGACATCAAATCCGAGCAAATTAAGGGTCCCATTCGTGGAACCGTGGCCCGCGCCATGCACCGCGCCCGGACGCAAGACGAGTTCGTGCGCCTGCTGAAAGCCGACGGCATCGACGCCGTTTTCCGGCAAAACGCCGCAGGCCGTATCACGGGCGCGACGTTCGTAGACCACCGGACGAAAACCGTGCTGAACGGCTCCCGGCTCGGTAAGAGTTATTCGGCGAATGTATTTCAGGAGTTGTTCAATAATCCCCGTGCGGACCGGGCATCGCTGCTGCCGAAACTCTCGGCCCCGGCTCCAGCTCCGGCAACGCTTCGCCAGCAGACGCCGCAGAAACCCGAAGCGCAACGGCCCGAAACAACCGCACGGCCGCATGCCGTGCCGCCCGCAGCTCCGGCGGCGGAACAGCCGCCGAAGCCCGCCCCGACACCTCCGCGGCAGACGGAGAAGATCCGCACGGAACCGCGCGGATTATCCCCGCAGCCGCACCCGGCGCAGCCTGCACCCCACGGCATCGGCGAAAGCCTGTTCCTTGCCGCGGGCGACCTGCTGGGACAGATCACCGAGGACGGTCCCATGTCGCAGGAGGAGTTCGAAGCCATGCGCCGCAACCTTTCGCGCAAGCGAAAGCCACGGCGTAAAAGGACTATATCACGCTAA
- a CDS encoding sialidase family protein, whose protein sequence is MRYVLGCVHPARKMTGGGFDEPVEPPIEKPEEPTTPPLTEDLRTIKIEENIMAVVGTNGWNAIAYGNGKYVAVGANGYVTTSTDGVNWTTPKQIAGSSYTWNGIIYANGKFVVCGQYSYIAVSTDGTNWTTYKVDSSATYNWADIAYGNSKFVVVGSSGRISTSANGTSWTTPKWFDSSHGLLSIAYGNGRFVTMGNGSTYIGVSTDGTTWSKYAVPSSMLIGYGMAFGNGKFVCSSSNGHIFTSNDGQTWTKFTTDVNGNWMDVIYNGEMFIAVGRSWNNSYSKYVNMITTSIDGETWTPTEIVKDENGGIITTVPSGIIAVPAK, encoded by the coding sequence TTGCGGTATGTGCTTGGATGTGTGCATCCTGCGAGAAAAATGACGGGGGGGGGATTTGATGAGCCGGTAGAACCACCTATTGAAAAGCCGGAAGAACCGACTACTCCGCCGTTGACCGAAGATTTAAGAACAATTAAAATCGAAGAAAACATTATGGCAGTAGTTGGTACAAATGGTTGGAATGCCATTGCATATGGTAATGGAAAATACGTAGCTGTTGGTGCGAATGGATATGTAACAACGTCAACCGATGGCGTGAATTGGACAACGCCGAAACAAATAGCAGGTTCTTCTTATACATGGAATGGAATTATATATGCGAATGGAAAATTTGTTGTCTGTGGCCAATATAGTTATATCGCAGTATCCACTGATGGTACAAATTGGACAACTTATAAAGTAGATTCCTCTGCTACATATAATTGGGCTGATATTGCATACGGTAATAGTAAATTCGTAGTGGTTGGTAGTAGTGGCCGTATATCAACCTCCGCCAATGGGACAAGTTGGACAACGCCGAAATGGTTTGATTCAAGTCACGGTTTGTTGTCAATTGCGTATGGCAATGGCAGGTTTGTTACAATGGGCAATGGTAGTACATATATTGGAGTGTCTACTGATGGTACAACTTGGTCAAAATATGCAGTACCGTCGAGTATGCTTATAGGATATGGAATGGCGTTTGGCAATGGTAAATTCGTATGTAGTAGTTCTAACGGGCATATTTTTACATCCAATGATGGACAAACTTGGACAAAATTCACCACAGATGTTAATGGTAATTGGATGGATGTCATATATAATGGTGAAATGTTTATTGCTGTCGGCCGTTCTTGGAATAATAGTTATTCCAAATATGTTAATATGATAACAACATCAATAGATGGTGAAACATGGACACCCACAGAAATAGTTAAAGATGAAAATGGAGGCATTATAACAACTGTTCCAAGTGGAATAATTGCTGTGCCAGCAAAATAG